The Corynebacterium simulans genome contains a region encoding:
- a CDS encoding TetR/AcrR family transcriptional regulator codes for MPIVSDAELNRRRHDILVGARKCFAEHGYEGATVRLLEEATGKSRGAIFHHFGDKESLFLALAREDAARQAEVVANNGLVEVMSEMLRHPERHDWLATRLEISSLLRTDPSFRARWVDQQSVLSDAVRARLQSNAEEGRMRDDVSVDTLVLYLETFMDGFISRLALGDHAGLSAVLDLVEQTIRKDKAGA; via the coding sequence ATGCCCATCGTGAGTGATGCTGAGCTCAACCGACGTCGACATGACATCCTCGTCGGTGCACGCAAGTGTTTCGCCGAGCATGGCTACGAGGGAGCTACGGTCCGCCTTCTAGAAGAGGCCACGGGCAAGTCCCGCGGCGCCATCTTCCACCACTTCGGCGACAAAGAGTCATTGTTCTTGGCGCTGGCGCGTGAAGACGCTGCCCGCCAGGCGGAGGTCGTTGCGAATAACGGCTTGGTCGAAGTAATGAGTGAAATGCTCCGCCACCCAGAGCGCCACGATTGGCTGGCTACTCGGTTGGAGATCTCATCGCTGCTGCGGACCGATCCTTCGTTCCGCGCGCGGTGGGTGGACCAACAATCGGTGCTTTCCGACGCAGTCCGTGCCCGCCTACAGTCCAACGCTGAGGAAGGTCGAATGCGCGACGACGTCAGCGTGGACACGTTGGTGCTCTACCTCGAGACCTTCATGGATGGCTTCATTTCCCGCCTGGCTCTCGGTGACCACGCTGGTCTTAGCGCTGTGCTAGACCTCGTGGAGCAAACCATCCGTAAAGATAAAGCGGGTGCCTAG
- a CDS encoding NAD(P)-binding oxidoreductase produces MTLTKKKVLYIGGHGKVGLLATPKMVKAGHSVHSLIRSESQVEEIENLGATAVLKDITKTSAQEWAELFANFDVVVWGAGNGGRGGADLTWAVDRDGAMATIDALELLKAEGKKVPDYVMISYVGATHNETDPNDESWYAYVESKKAVDNRLNSSELNYVILGPSALTEEPAGGIEVIEDTNPHGQTSRELVAEVITEVVGRESLPASPLAFIDGENPVSSI; encoded by the coding sequence ATGACTTTGACGAAAAAGAAAGTACTGTACATTGGCGGACACGGAAAGGTCGGTCTGCTTGCCACCCCGAAGATGGTCAAAGCGGGCCACAGCGTTCATTCGCTGATCCGCTCCGAGTCCCAAGTGGAAGAGATTGAAAACCTAGGCGCTACCGCAGTGCTGAAGGACATCACAAAAACCAGCGCGCAAGAATGGGCTGAGCTCTTCGCAAACTTCGACGTCGTGGTGTGGGGTGCCGGTAACGGCGGACGTGGCGGCGCAGACCTTACCTGGGCTGTAGATCGCGATGGCGCAATGGCAACTATCGACGCCCTAGAGCTGCTCAAAGCAGAGGGCAAAAAGGTACCTGATTACGTGATGATCTCCTACGTTGGCGCAACGCACAACGAGACCGATCCCAATGATGAGTCTTGGTACGCCTACGTTGAGTCAAAGAAGGCGGTAGACAACCGCCTGAATTCTTCTGAACTGAACTATGTCATCCTCGGCCCTTCTGCGCTTACGGAAGAGCCAGCGGGCGGCATCGAGGTAATCGAGGATACGAATCCTCACGGCCAGACTAGCCGTGAGCTGGTTGCCGAGGTGATTACTGAAGTTGTTGGCCGCGAGAGCCTTCCGGCTAGCCCGTTGGCTTTCATCGATGGCGAGAATCCAGTCAGCAGTATTTAA
- a CDS encoding ACT domain-containing protein — protein MIAIMTVTGADSTGIIASVTTSLAELGVNIVDVSQTLMSGFFTMILRVEFDESQVTIQQIQEAMNKVGEDINQSIRVQSEALFTAMNEI, from the coding sequence ATGATTGCCATCATGACTGTTACCGGTGCGGATAGCACCGGAATTATCGCTTCTGTTACAACCAGTCTCGCTGAACTTGGAGTCAACATCGTTGACGTCTCCCAGACCTTGATGTCTGGCTTCTTCACGATGATTCTGCGCGTGGAATTCGATGAATCGCAGGTTACGATTCAGCAGATTCAGGAGGCCATGAACAAGGTGGGTGAAGACATTAACCAGTCCATCCGCGTTCAATCCGAGGCGCTGTTTACAGCGATGAACGAGATCTAA